One region of Vitis vinifera cultivar Pinot Noir 40024 chromosome 1, ASM3070453v1 genomic DNA includes:
- the LOC100255930 gene encoding protein NRT1/ PTR FAMILY 8.3 encodes MGSQEEEEVRSLLETGLLQNENSDLHTGDGSVDIHGKPVLRSNTGNWRACPFILGTECCERLAYYGIATNLVTYLTSKLHEGNVSAARNVTTWQGTCYLTPLIGAVLADAYCGRYWTIAAFSTIYFIGMCTLTLSATVPAFKPADCVGSVCPPATTAQYAVFFFGLYLIALGTGGIKPCVSSFGADQFDDTDPKERVKKGSFFNWFYFSINIGALVSSSFLVWIQDNAGWGLGFGIPALFMGIAIASFFSGTPLYRFQKPGGSPITRMCQVLVASFRKWKLEVPKDSNLLYETPDKNSAIEGSRKLEHSNELKCLDKAAVISDAEIKSGDFSNPWNLCTVTQVEELKILIRMFPIWATGIVFSAVYAQMSTMFVEQGMVMDTNIGSFTIPPASLSTFDVISVIFWVPVYDRILVPIARKFTGKERGFSELQRMGIGLFLSVLCMSAAALVEIKRLQLATALDLVDEDVAVPLSILWQIPQYFLLGAAEVFTFIGQLEFFYDQSPDAMRSLCSALSLLTTSLGNYLSAFILTVVTTLTTEDGKTGWIPDNLNKGHLDYYFWLLAGLSFLNLLVYMICAKIYKRKKGS; translated from the exons ATGGGTTCtcaggaggaggaggaggttaGATCGCTCTTGGAGACTGGACTTCTGCAG AATGAAAACAGCGATCTGCACACAGGAGATGGCTCAGTTGACATTCATGGGAAGCCTGTTCTGAGGAGCAACACTGGAAACTGGAGAGCATGTCCCTTCATTCTTG GTACTGAATGTTGTGAACGTTTAGCATACTATGGGATTGCAACTAATCTTGTTACTTACCTAACCAGCAAACTACATGAAGGAAATGTCTCTGCTGCAAGAAATGTTACCACTTGGCAAGGCACTTGCTACCTTACTCCCCTCATTGGGGCTGTCTTAGCAGATGCCTATTGTGGAAGATATTGGACAATCGCTGCTTTCTCCACAATATACTTCATC GGTATGTGTACATTGACTCTCTCAGCAACAGTTCCTGCATTCAAGCCTGCTGATTGTGTGGGTTCAGTATGCCCTCCGGCTACCACAGCTCAGTATGCAGTATTCTTCTTTGGGCTCTATCTGATTGCACTAGGAACTGGCGGGATCAAACCATGTGTTTCATCCTTTGGGGCGGATCAGTTTGATGATACTGACCCTAAAGAAAGGGTAAAGAAGGGTTCCTTCTTcaattggttttatttttctatcaatattgGTGCTCTTGTGTCAAGTAGTTTTCTTGTTTGGATTCAAGACAATGCTGGCTGGGGCCTAGGGTTTGGCATTCCTGCATTGTTTATGGGCATTGCTATTGCAAGTTTCTTTTCTGGTACACCACTCTATAGATTCCAAAAACCAGGGGGAAGCCCTATTACAAGAATGTGCCAGGTATTGGTTGCATCATTCCGCAAGTGGAAGCTAGAGGTCCCAAAAGATAGCAATCTCCTGTATGAAACACCGGACAAGAACTCTGCAATCGAAGGAAGTCGGAAACTGGAGCACAGCAATGAGCTAAA GTGCCTTGACAAAGCTGCTGTAATTTCAGATGCTGAAATCAAAAGTGGAGACTTCTCTAACCCCTGGAATCTCTGCACTGTCACACAGGTGGAAGAACTGAAGATCCTGATTCGTATGTTTCCAATCTGGGCTACTGGAATTGTCTTTTCTGCTGTTTATGCACAAATGTCTACCATGTTTGTGGAGCAGGGGATGGTCATGGACACAAACATTGGATCCTTCACCATTCCCCCTGCCTCTCTCTCCACTTTTGATGTCATCAGTGTCATTTTCTGGGTCCCTGTCTATGACAGGATCCTTGTACCAATTGCAAGGAAATTTACTGGTAAGGAAAGGGGCTTCTCGGAGTTACAGAGGATGGGAATTGGCCTCTTCCTTTCAGTCCTTTGCATGTCAGCTGCTGCTTTGGTAGAGATTAAGAGATTGCAGCTTGCAACAGCCCTTGATTTGGTTGATGAAGATGTTGCTGTACCACTTAGCATCTTATGGCAAATACCACAATATTTCTTGTTGGGTGCTGCAGAAGTATTTACATTCATTGGGCAGCTTGAGTTCTTCTATGACCAATCACCCGATGCCATGCGGAGCCTGTGTAGTGCATTGTCACTCTTAACAACTTCCTTGGGGAATTATCTTAGCGCATTTATTCTGACTGTTGTGACCACCTTGACAACTGAGGACGGGAAGACGGGATGGATTCCAGATAACCTGAATAAGGGCCATCTTGATTACTACTTCTGGCTCTTGGCTGGTCTCAGTTTCCTGAACTTGCTGGTGTACATGATTTGTGCAAAAATATATAAACGAAAGAAGGGCTCTTAG
- the LOC100250769 gene encoding eukaryotic translation initiation factor 3 subunit I isoform X1, which yields MRPILMKGHERPLTFLKYNRDGDLLFSCAKDHTPTVWFADNGERLGTYRGHNGAVWTCDVSRDSMRLITGSADQTVKLWNVETGAQLFTFNFDSPARSVDFSVGDKLAVITTDPFMELTSAIHVKRIARDPSQQTAESALVIKGPQGRINRAIWGPLNRTIISAGEDAIVRIWDSETGKLLKESDKETGHKKTVTSLSKAVDGSHFVTGSLDKSAKLWDSRTLTLIKTYLTERPVNAVTMSPLLDHVVLGGGQDASHVTTTDHRAGKFEAKFYDKILQEEIGGVKGHFGPINALAFNPDGKRYTFFYYGMLLLIKFLKTLMSKSSTFSNLG from the exons ATGAGGCCTATTCTGATGAAAGGCCATGAAAGGCCATTAACGTTTCTAAAGTACAACAGAGATGGAGATCTACTCTTCTCTTGTGCCAAGGATCACACTCCCACCGTCTGGTTCGCCGACAACGGGGAGCGCCTCGGCACCTATCGTGGACACAACGGTGCCGTTTGGACCTGCGATGTCTCCA GGGATTCGATGCGGCTGATCACTGGAAGTGCAGACCAGACGGTGAAGCTATGGAACGTAGAAACAGGGGCGCAGCTTTTTACCTTCAATTTTGATTCTCCGGCTAGGTCTGTGGACTTTTCTGTTGGGGATAAGTTAGCTGTGATTACCACCGATCCTTTCATGGAATTGACTTCTGCAATTCATGTCAAACGCATTGCTCGCGATCCCTCACAGC AGACGGCTGAGTCTGCGCTTGTCATCAAGGGCCCTCAAGGAAGGATAAACAGAGCTATTTGGGGACCCTTAAACAGGACTATCATAAGTGCTGGTGAAGATGCCATTGTTCGTATATGGGATTCTGAG ACGGGGAAACTGCTTAAAGAGTCAGACAAGGAAACCGGCCACAAAAAGACAGTAACATCACTTTCAAAAGCTGTAGATGGTTCACATTTTGTTACTGGCTCCCTGGATAAATCTGCTAAG CTTTGGGACAGCAGGACGTTAACACTTATCAAGACCTATCTAACAGAACGCCCGGTCAATGCAGTTACAATGTCTCCACTTCTTGATCAT GTAGTACTAGGAGGTGGTCAAGATGCATCACATGTCACAACAACTGATCATCGTGCTGGAAAGTTTGAGGCAAAATTCTATGATAAG ATTCTTCAAGAAGAAATTGGAGGTGTGAAAGGGCACTTTGGACCTATAAATGCTTTAGCATTCAACCCTGATGGAAAGAGGTACACTTTCTTCTATTATGGCATGTTATTGCTGATTAAGTTTCTTAAAACATTGATGAGCAAAAGCtccacattttcaaatttaggttGA
- the LOC100250769 gene encoding eukaryotic translation initiation factor 3 subunit I isoform X2 has protein sequence MRPILMKGHERPLTFLKYNRDGDLLFSCAKDHTPTVWFADNGERLGTYRGHNGAVWTCDVSRDSMRLITGSADQTVKLWNVETGAQLFTFNFDSPARSVDFSVGDKLAVITTDPFMELTSAIHVKRIARDPSQQTAESALVIKGPQGRINRAIWGPLNRTIISAGEDAIVRIWDSETGKLLKESDKETGHKKTVTSLSKAVDGSHFVTGSLDKSAKLWDSRTLTLIKTYLTERPVNAVTMSPLLDHVVLGGGQDASHVTTTDHRAGKFEAKFYDKILQEEIGGVKGHFGPINALAFNPDGKSFSSGGEDGYVRLHHFDPDYFNVKI, from the exons ATGAGGCCTATTCTGATGAAAGGCCATGAAAGGCCATTAACGTTTCTAAAGTACAACAGAGATGGAGATCTACTCTTCTCTTGTGCCAAGGATCACACTCCCACCGTCTGGTTCGCCGACAACGGGGAGCGCCTCGGCACCTATCGTGGACACAACGGTGCCGTTTGGACCTGCGATGTCTCCA GGGATTCGATGCGGCTGATCACTGGAAGTGCAGACCAGACGGTGAAGCTATGGAACGTAGAAACAGGGGCGCAGCTTTTTACCTTCAATTTTGATTCTCCGGCTAGGTCTGTGGACTTTTCTGTTGGGGATAAGTTAGCTGTGATTACCACCGATCCTTTCATGGAATTGACTTCTGCAATTCATGTCAAACGCATTGCTCGCGATCCCTCACAGC AGACGGCTGAGTCTGCGCTTGTCATCAAGGGCCCTCAAGGAAGGATAAACAGAGCTATTTGGGGACCCTTAAACAGGACTATCATAAGTGCTGGTGAAGATGCCATTGTTCGTATATGGGATTCTGAG ACGGGGAAACTGCTTAAAGAGTCAGACAAGGAAACCGGCCACAAAAAGACAGTAACATCACTTTCAAAAGCTGTAGATGGTTCACATTTTGTTACTGGCTCCCTGGATAAATCTGCTAAG CTTTGGGACAGCAGGACGTTAACACTTATCAAGACCTATCTAACAGAACGCCCGGTCAATGCAGTTACAATGTCTCCACTTCTTGATCAT GTAGTACTAGGAGGTGGTCAAGATGCATCACATGTCACAACAACTGATCATCGTGCTGGAAAGTTTGAGGCAAAATTCTATGATAAG ATTCTTCAAGAAGAAATTGGAGGTGTGAAAGGGCACTTTGGACCTATAAATGCTTTAGCATTCAACCCTGATGGAAAGAG TTTCTCAAGTGGCGGTGAGGATGGATACGTAAGACTACATCATTTCGACCCAGATTACTTCAATGTCAAAATTTAG